From Roseburia hominis, the proteins below share one genomic window:
- a CDS encoding DNA gyrase subunit B, whose amino-acid sequence MAKQSTYDADSISILEGLEAVRKRPGMYIGSVSTKGLNHLVYEIVDNAVDEHLAGFCDLIQVTLEKDGSATVTDNGRGVPVDMHAKGVSAARIVYTTLHAGGKFDDSAYKTSGGLHGVGSSVVNALSTYMDVKISKDGGIHHDRYERGVPVIELENGLLPVIGKTRKTGTCVNFLPDPTIFEKTRFKEEEIISRLHETAYLNPTLTIIFEDKRKDPVDRQEFHEPDGIIGFIKDLNSKKEVIHEPVYYKGEAEGVEVEVAFQYVNEFHENVLGFCNNIYNAEGGTHLTGFKTTFTTIMNQYARELGILKEKDNNFTGADVRNGMTAIVSIKHPDPRFEGQTKTKLDNQDAAKATGKVTNEEVPRFFDRNLETLKKVLSCAEKAAKIRKTEEKAKTNLLSKQKYSFDSNGKLANCESRDASKCEIFIVEGDSAGGSAKTARDRMYQAILPIRGKILNVEKASIDKVLANAEIKTMINAFGCGFSEGYGNDFDITKLRYDKIIIMADADVDGAHISTLLLTLFYRFMPELIYEGHVYVAMPPLYKAMPKKGEEEYLYDDKALEDYRKMHDGPFTLQRYKGLGEMDAEQLWETTLDPGRRLLKRIEIEDARMASSVTEMLMGTEVPPRRAFIYENATEAELDI is encoded by the coding sequence ATGGCAAAACAATCTACATACGATGCGGATAGTATTTCCATATTGGAAGGACTGGAGGCGGTCAGAAAGCGTCCCGGTATGTATATCGGAAGTGTGAGTACCAAGGGACTCAATCATCTGGTATATGAGATCGTGGATAATGCTGTGGACGAACATCTGGCTGGTTTCTGTGATCTCATTCAGGTGACATTGGAAAAGGACGGCTCTGCCACCGTCACGGACAACGGGCGGGGCGTTCCGGTGGACATGCACGCGAAAGGGGTGTCGGCGGCGCGAATCGTCTATACGACGCTTCATGCAGGCGGCAAATTTGATGACAGTGCCTACAAGACCAGCGGCGGACTTCACGGTGTAGGTTCTTCTGTCGTGAATGCGCTTTCTACTTATATGGACGTAAAGATTAGTAAAGATGGCGGGATCCATCATGACCGGTATGAGCGGGGCGTTCCGGTGATTGAGCTGGAAAATGGACTTCTCCCGGTGATCGGAAAGACGAGGAAGACGGGGACCTGTGTGAATTTCCTGCCGGACCCCACGATTTTCGAGAAGACAAGGTTTAAGGAGGAGGAGATCATCAGTCGTCTTCATGAGACTGCATATCTGAACCCGACGCTCACGATCATATTCGAGGATAAACGAAAAGACCCTGTGGACCGGCAGGAATTTCATGAGCCGGATGGGATCATCGGGTTTATCAAGGATCTGAATTCCAAGAAAGAAGTGATCCATGAGCCGGTGTATTACAAAGGGGAAGCCGAGGGCGTGGAGGTGGAAGTGGCGTTCCAGTATGTGAACGAGTTCCATGAGAACGTGCTGGGATTCTGTAATAATATTTACAATGCGGAGGGCGGCACGCATCTGACAGGGTTTAAGACCACATTTACCACGATCATGAATCAGTACGCCAGGGAGCTTGGAATCCTGAAGGAGAAGGATAATAATTTTACCGGAGCCGATGTGCGTAATGGTATGACGGCGATCGTTTCCATCAAGCACCCGGACCCGCGGTTCGAGGGGCAGACGAAGACGAAGCTGGACAATCAGGACGCCGCGAAAGCTACCGGAAAGGTGACAAATGAGGAGGTGCCCCGGTTCTTTGACCGGAATCTGGAGACCTTAAAAAAGGTGCTTTCCTGCGCGGAAAAGGCGGCGAAGATTCGGAAAACGGAGGAGAAAGCCAAGACCAATCTTCTGAGCAAGCAGAAGTATTCCTTCGACAGCAACGGAAAGCTGGCAAACTGCGAGAGCCGAGACGCGTCGAAATGCGAGATTTTTATCGTGGAGGGAGACTCTGCGGGAGGGTCCGCGAAGACGGCCAGAGACCGCATGTATCAGGCAATCCTTCCTATTCGGGGCAAGATCCTGAATGTGGAGAAGGCAAGCATCGATAAGGTGCTGGCAAATGCGGAGATCAAGACGATGATCAATGCATTTGGCTGCGGATTTTCCGAAGGATATGGAAATGATTTTGACATCACAAAGCTGAGATATGATAAGATCATCATCATGGCAGATGCGGACGTGGACGGAGCACATATTTCCACGCTGCTTCTGACGCTGTTTTACCGGTTCATGCCGGAGTTGATCTATGAAGGACATGTCTATGTGGCGATGCCGCCTCTTTACAAGGCGATGCCGAAAAAAGGGGAGGAGGAGTATCTCTACGACGATAAAGCGCTGGAGGACTACCGAAAGATGCACGACGGGCCGTTTACCCTGCAAAGGTACAAGGGCCTTGGCGAGATGGACGCAGAGCAGCTCTGGGAGACGACGCTGGATCCGGGGAGGCGGCTGCTCAAACGGATCGAGATCGAAGACGCCCGCATGGCGTCCAGTGTGACCGAGATGCTGATGGGAACGGAGGTTCCGCCAAGAAGGGCATTTATCTATGAGAATGCCACGGAAGCGGAACTGGATATATAA
- a CDS encoding stage II sporulation protein P, with product MKRRRFTGILAGMIICILGVYLFADSGNGFWEGQKPELIQRVQEQAEQMFLPGVAYHEKKTEKLPLTQRIFQMAQSLIPLGTYIAESKEEELAVEDEATYELLTKRQAEDENAVNENGELIGEDKSSETKQAKVEISMDKLCDFDYLVSHFYTVDSVTYINAEDLNAKTLMAQDMRINQEKEGPKVLIFHTHSQEAFADSDGDPSTSIVGVGRYLTELLNDKYGISTLHHEGVYDLIGGKLDRSEAYELAKPKIEQILKENPTVEVVIDLHRDGVGSSTHLVTDIGGKPTAQIMFFNGMCRTRTNGNLTGMTNPYIQDNLAFSMQMKIAAEEKYPGFTRRNYLKGYKYNMDLMPKMLIIEAGAQTNTFQEMKNAMEPLADLLNDVLMGEKDTSE from the coding sequence ATGAAGAGACGACGTTTTACCGGTATATTGGCCGGAATGATCATCTGCATATTAGGAGTTTATTTGTTTGCTGATTCCGGGAACGGTTTTTGGGAGGGGCAGAAACCGGAACTGATCCAAAGAGTACAGGAGCAGGCAGAGCAGATGTTCCTCCCGGGAGTTGCGTATCATGAAAAGAAAACAGAGAAGCTGCCCCTGACCCAGCGGATCTTCCAGATGGCGCAAAGCCTGATTCCGCTGGGAACTTATATTGCCGAAAGTAAGGAAGAGGAGCTGGCGGTGGAAGACGAGGCAACCTATGAGCTGCTGACGAAACGGCAGGCGGAAGATGAGAATGCAGTGAATGAAAACGGGGAGCTGATCGGAGAAGATAAGAGCAGTGAAACTAAGCAGGCGAAGGTAGAGATCTCGATGGATAAACTGTGTGATTTTGACTATCTTGTGAGCCATTTTTACACAGTGGACAGTGTGACATATATCAATGCGGAAGATTTGAATGCCAAAACATTAATGGCGCAGGATATGCGGATCAATCAGGAGAAAGAAGGACCGAAGGTCCTCATTTTCCATACGCATTCCCAGGAGGCGTTTGCGGACTCCGACGGCGATCCGTCCACCAGTATTGTGGGAGTGGGACGATATCTTACGGAGCTTTTAAATGACAAATATGGGATTTCCACGCTTCACCACGAAGGGGTCTATGATTTGATCGGAGGGAAGCTGGATCGAAGTGAGGCTTACGAACTGGCGAAGCCAAAGATCGAGCAGATTCTGAAGGAAAATCCTACGGTGGAGGTGGTGATCGATTTACATAGGGACGGCGTGGGTTCGTCCACACATCTGGTCACTGATATCGGAGGGAAACCTACGGCGCAGATCATGTTCTTTAACGGAATGTGCAGGACCAGGACCAACGGGAATTTGACGGGAATGACCAATCCGTATATTCAGGATAATCTTGCATTTTCCATGCAGATGAAGATCGCGGCGGAAGAAAAATATCCGGGCTTTACACGGCGGAATTATTTGAAAGGGTATAAGTACAATATGGATCTGATGCCGAAGATGCTGATCATTGAGGCGGGGGCGCAGACCAACACTTTTCAGGAAATGAAGAACGCCATGGAGCCACTGGCTGACTTGCTAAATGATGTATTGATGGGGGAGAAGGATACGTCAGAATAG
- the gpr gene encoding GPR endopeptidase: protein MLEKYSIRTDLALEQKERFESDNVEVQGVILTEEYDEEREIRITTVKIETENGAKAMGKPVGTYITMEAPNMAVPDEDYHREISKEIASFIKGMLPIRKEKDYSALVVGLGNRQVTPDALGPFVADNLNVTRHIIREYGKYAMGEEHAKSVSAIVPGVMGQTGMETVEIIRGVVAETKPDFLIAIDALAARNTKRLNRTIQIADTGINPGSGVGNHRNGITEETVGIPVIAIGVPTVVDAATIAGDTMENLIKALERSEALKGVGLVLQGYNAAEKYELVKELIAPHLNGMFVTPKDIDDTVKRISYTISEGLNILFSGQEEIS from the coding sequence ATGCTGGAGAAATACAGTATCAGGACAGACCTTGCATTAGAGCAGAAAGAGCGGTTTGAGTCGGATAATGTGGAAGTTCAGGGGGTCATTCTGACCGAGGAATACGATGAAGAGCGGGAAATACGGATCACTACGGTGAAGATCGAGACGGAAAATGGTGCGAAGGCCATGGGAAAGCCGGTGGGGACCTATATTACGATGGAAGCGCCCAACATGGCAGTTCCAGACGAGGATTATCATCGGGAGATTTCCAAAGAGATCGCTTCCTTTATTAAAGGAATGCTTCCAATCCGGAAGGAAAAGGATTACAGCGCCCTGGTGGTGGGGCTTGGAAACAGACAGGTGACGCCGGACGCGCTGGGACCTTTTGTGGCAGATAACCTGAATGTGACCCGCCATATTATCCGCGAGTATGGGAAATATGCCATGGGCGAGGAACATGCGAAAAGCGTCAGCGCGATCGTTCCGGGAGTGATGGGGCAGACCGGTATGGAGACGGTGGAAATTATCCGCGGCGTGGTGGCGGAGACGAAACCGGATTTTCTCATTGCGATCGATGCACTTGCGGCCCGCAACACGAAGCGGCTTAATCGGACCATTCAGATTGCAGATACGGGAATCAACCCCGGCTCCGGCGTGGGAAACCACCGGAACGGAATCACGGAGGAAACGGTGGGAATTCCGGTGATTGCGATCGGCGTTCCTACGGTGGTAGATGCAGCTACCATTGCCGGAGATACCATGGAGAACCTGATCAAAGCGCTGGAGAGAAGCGAGGCTTTAAAAGGAGTGGGTCTGGTGCTGCAGGGCTACAATGCTGCCGAAAAATATGAACTTGTCAAGGAACTGATCGCCCCGCATCTAAATGGCATGTTCGTAACCCCGAAAGACATTGATGATACGGTAAAACGGATCAGCTACACGATTTCCGAGGGACTGAATATCCTGTTTTCCGGCCAGGAAGAAATATCATAG
- the rpsT gene encoding 30S ribosomal protein S20: MANIKSAKKRILVTETKTARNKAIKSKVKTYVKKVETAVAKKDAETAKAALAEAISVINKAGSKGVYHKNTCARKISRLTKAVNGIA, from the coding sequence TTGGCTAACATTAAATCTGCTAAGAAAAGAATTTTAGTAACTGAGACTAAGACAGCAAGAAATAAAGCAATCAAATCTAAAGTGAAAACTTACGTAAAGAAAGTGGAAACTGCTGTTGCTAAAAAAGATGCAGAGACTGCTAAGGCTGCTCTTGCTGAAGCAATTTCTGTAATCAACAAAGCTGGAAGCAAAGGTGTTTATCACAAGAACACATGTGCCAGAAAGATTTCCCGTTTAACAAAAGCTGTTAACGGTATTGCTTAA
- a CDS encoding double-cubane-cluster-containing anaerobic reductase, producing MSTLELPKSFDEFVDARKASFMHVKEYVENGGHLVGMFCSYTPLELFDAAGVAVVGLCGTSNEPIADAEKVLPKNLCPLIKSSYGFAYTEKCPYTYFCDFIVGETTCDGKKKMFELLNDIKETYVLHLPQSQQRSYAKEIWYQEIKLLKEKLEEKYGIEITDEKLREAARKRNALRKTQMELYTLQGSVPPAMKATEVMATLAQGVFNFGVEAQHASYKAKVDAAKKALANGEQPVSPKAKRILLTGCPSTGVIQKVGATIEKNGGVIVCLDDCGGERTQKMLVDENADDILRAISDRYLEIHCSVMTTNEGRIENTREMCKKYKVDGVVEMVLQACHTFNVEANRMQKMCDEEGIPYMKLETDYSTTDSGQIETRLAAFIEML from the coding sequence ATGAGCACATTAGAATTACCAAAGTCATTTGACGAATTTGTAGATGCAAGAAAAGCAAGTTTCATGCATGTAAAAGAGTATGTTGAAAATGGCGGACATCTGGTTGGAATGTTCTGTTCCTACACTCCATTAGAGCTTTTTGATGCGGCAGGAGTTGCAGTAGTCGGGCTTTGTGGAACAAGTAATGAACCAATCGCTGACGCAGAAAAAGTTCTTCCGAAGAACCTGTGTCCATTGATCAAATCAAGCTATGGTTTCGCATATACAGAAAAATGTCCATATACATATTTCTGTGATTTTATCGTTGGAGAGACAACTTGTGACGGAAAGAAAAAGATGTTTGAATTACTCAACGATATTAAAGAAACTTATGTACTTCACCTTCCGCAGAGCCAGCAGAGATCTTATGCGAAGGAAATCTGGTATCAGGAGATCAAACTTTTAAAAGAGAAATTGGAAGAAAAATATGGCATTGAAATTACGGATGAGAAGTTAAGAGAAGCTGCAAGAAAGAGAAATGCACTCAGAAAAACTCAGATGGAATTATACACTTTACAGGGGTCTGTTCCGCCGGCGATGAAAGCAACGGAAGTTATGGCAACACTTGCACAGGGAGTGTTCAACTTTGGTGTAGAGGCACAGCACGCAAGTTACAAGGCAAAGGTCGATGCTGCGAAGAAAGCATTGGCAAATGGTGAACAGCCGGTTTCCCCGAAAGCAAAGAGAATCCTCCTTACGGGATGTCCATCCACAGGCGTTATCCAGAAAGTTGGAGCGACCATCGAAAAGAACGGCGGTGTAATTGTATGTCTTGACGACTGCGGCGGTGAGAGAACACAGAAAATGCTAGTTGATGAGAATGCAGACGATATTTTAAGAGCAATCTCCGATCGTTATCTTGAGATTCACTGCTCCGTTATGACAACAAATGAAGGACGTATTGAAAATACCAGAGAAATGTGTAAGAAATACAAAGTAGACGGTGTTGTTGAAATGGTACTTCAGGCATGCCACACATTTAACGTTGAAGCAAATCGGATGCAGAAAATGTGTGATGAGGAAGGAATTCCCTACATGAAGCTGGAAACAGATTATTCTACTACTGATAGTGGACAGATTGAAACAAGATTGGCAGCATTTATCGAGATGTTATAG
- a CDS encoding orotate phosphoribosyltransferase, whose product MDARLVDLRSTKNPKARIKIMQGHFATSHSHINTYIDMSTVKVRHNNCRETAKVLAGEYVNNTMIDTIVCLEETDTIGTFMAEQLADVNQYSLSKGNNISLVTPEYHQSGQILFRDNKQRMIKNMQVLILAASITTGKSVKQAIESILYYGGSVCGICSIFSSINKIHGIEVKTIFTSADLPNYRAYPPGDCPMCKEGKRLEAIVNSFGYSKI is encoded by the coding sequence ATGGACGCCAGATTAGTAGATCTTCGATCAACGAAGAACCCCAAAGCTCGAATTAAGATTATGCAGGGGCATTTTGCCACCAGCCATTCCCACATCAATACGTATATTGATATGTCGACCGTAAAAGTTCGTCATAATAACTGTCGTGAGACGGCAAAAGTGCTTGCAGGAGAGTATGTTAACAATACGATGATAGACACGATCGTGTGTCTGGAGGAGACAGATACCATCGGAACCTTTATGGCAGAGCAGCTTGCAGATGTCAACCAGTATTCTCTGAGCAAAGGCAACAACATTTCGCTTGTAACGCCGGAATATCACCAGAGCGGCCAGATTCTTTTCAGAGACAATAAACAGAGAATGATAAAAAACATGCAGGTTCTGATCCTGGCAGCTTCTATCACTACCGGAAAATCTGTAAAACAGGCGATTGAGTCCATACTGTATTATGGAGGATCTGTATGCGGAATCTGCTCGATTTTCAGCTCAATCAACAAGATTCACGGAATCGAGGTCAAGACGATCTTTACCAGTGCCGATCTTCCGAATTATCGTGCATACCCGCCGGGGGATTGCCCGATGTGCAAGGAAGGAAAGCGCCTGGAAGCGATTGTGAATAGTTTTGGGTATTCCAAGATATAG